In the Nicotiana tabacum cultivar K326 chromosome 16, ASM71507v2, whole genome shotgun sequence genome, one interval contains:
- the LOC107769330 gene encoding serine/threonine-protein kinase PBL34-like isoform X2: MGLDGNGIKVESCESKGKKKKKEKEGVEDSGCWIKLRFIGGCISSKSKVDSSISSISTNCENKSKNDTIKDQPVAPVVSSTTTSNAESNSSTSKLEEELRVSSRLRKFTFNDLKLATRNFRPESLLGEGGFGCVFKGWIEENGTAPVKPGTGLTVAVKTLNHDGLQGHKEWLAEVNYLSDLIHQNLVNLIGYCIEDDQRLLVYEFMPRGSLENHLFRRSLPLPWSIRMKIALGAAKGLAFLHEEAERPVIYRDFKTSNILLDADYNAKLSDFGLAKDGPEGDKTHVSTRVMGTYGYAAPEYVMTGHLTSKSDVYSFGVVLLEMITGRRSMDKNRPNGEHNLVEWARPQLGERRRFYRLIDPRLEGHFSIKGAQKAAQLAARCLSRDSKVRPMMSEVVEALKPLPSLKDMASSSYYFQTMQADRVGFSPNTKDGLRTQRTFSRNGQLPPRSLSIPNGSHASPHHYQFPQNSPKPKPEGKS, translated from the exons ATGGGATTAGATGGTAATGGTATAAAGGTGGAGTCTTGTGAATCaaaggggaagaagaagaagaaggagaaagaggGTGTAGAGGATAGTGGTTGCTGGATTAAGTTGAGGTTTATTGGTGgctgtatttcctcaaaatctaaAGTTGACAGCTCCATCAGTAGCATCAGCACTAACTGTG AAAATAAATCCAAAAATGATACAATCAAAGACCAGCCTGTTGCTCCGGTTGTCTCATCAACGACCACAAGTAATGCGGAAAGTAATTCCTCTACCTCTAAACTTGAAGAGGAACTTAGAGTTTCTTCTCGGCTTCGGAAGTTCACATTTAATGATTTGAAGTTGGCCACGAGAAACTTCAGACCAGAATCCCTTCTCGGTGAAGGGGGTTTTGGCTGTGTCTTCAAGGGGTGGATTGAAGAGAATGGGACAGCACCTGTCAAACCTGGGACAGGGCTTACTGTTGCTGTGAAAACTCTAAATCATGATGGGCTTCAGGGTCATAAAGAATGGCTG GCCGAAGTAAATTATCTTAGTGATCTCATTCATCAAAATTTAGTTAACCTGATTGGCTACTGTATTGAAGATGATCAGAGGCTATTAGTTTATGAATTTATGCCACGAGGGAGCTTGGAAAATCATCTTTTCAGGA GGTCCCTGCCCCTTCCATGGTCTATCCGTATGAAGATAGCTCTTGGTGCGGCAAAAGGTCTTGCTTTTCTTCACGAGGAAGCAGAAAGACCAGTGATATACCGTGATTTCAAAACATCCAACATTCTGCTGGATGCG GATTACAATGCCAAACTTTCTGATTTTGGACTTGCCAAAGATGGTCCGGAGGGTGACAAAACTCACGTTTCTACGCGTGTCATGGGAACATATGGTTATGCAGCCCCGGAGTATGTGATGACAG GACATCTGACGTCAAAGAGTGACGTGTACAGTTTTGGTGTAGTTCTGCTTGAAATGATAACAGGTAGGAGATCAATGGACAAGAACCGGCCCAACGGCGAACACAACCTTGTTGAGTGGGCGCGGCCACAACTGGGTGAAAGGAGAAGATTTTACCGCTTGATAGATCCTAGACTTGAAGGTCATTTTTCTATTAAAGGCGCCCAAAAAGCTGCACAGTTGGCTGCTCGGTGCCTTAGCCGGGATTCCAAAGTCAGACCTATGATGAGTGAAGTAGTTGAAGCCTTAAAGCCATTACCAAGTCTCAAGGACATGGCAAGTTCATCCTACTATTTTCAGACCATGCAAGCGGACCGAGTTGGGTTCAGCCCAAATACCAAAGATGGCCTTAGAACACAGAGAACATTCTCAAGGAATGGACAACTGCCTCCAAGAAGTCTCTCAATTCCAAATGGTTCTCATGCTTCTCCACATCACTATCAGTTTCCTCAGAATTCACCTAAACCAAAGCCAGAAGGCAAATCTTAG
- the LOC107769330 gene encoding serine/threonine-protein kinase PBL34-like isoform X1 — MGLDGNGIKVESCESKGKKKKKEKEGVEDSGCWIKLRFIGGCISSKSKVDSSISSISTNCAENKSKNDTIKDQPVAPVVSSTTTSNAESNSSTSKLEEELRVSSRLRKFTFNDLKLATRNFRPESLLGEGGFGCVFKGWIEENGTAPVKPGTGLTVAVKTLNHDGLQGHKEWLAEVNYLSDLIHQNLVNLIGYCIEDDQRLLVYEFMPRGSLENHLFRRSLPLPWSIRMKIALGAAKGLAFLHEEAERPVIYRDFKTSNILLDADYNAKLSDFGLAKDGPEGDKTHVSTRVMGTYGYAAPEYVMTGHLTSKSDVYSFGVVLLEMITGRRSMDKNRPNGEHNLVEWARPQLGERRRFYRLIDPRLEGHFSIKGAQKAAQLAARCLSRDSKVRPMMSEVVEALKPLPSLKDMASSSYYFQTMQADRVGFSPNTKDGLRTQRTFSRNGQLPPRSLSIPNGSHASPHHYQFPQNSPKPKPEGKS; from the exons ATGGGATTAGATGGTAATGGTATAAAGGTGGAGTCTTGTGAATCaaaggggaagaagaagaagaaggagaaagaggGTGTAGAGGATAGTGGTTGCTGGATTAAGTTGAGGTTTATTGGTGgctgtatttcctcaaaatctaaAGTTGACAGCTCCATCAGTAGCATCAGCACTAACTGTG CAGAAAATAAATCCAAAAATGATACAATCAAAGACCAGCCTGTTGCTCCGGTTGTCTCATCAACGACCACAAGTAATGCGGAAAGTAATTCCTCTACCTCTAAACTTGAAGAGGAACTTAGAGTTTCTTCTCGGCTTCGGAAGTTCACATTTAATGATTTGAAGTTGGCCACGAGAAACTTCAGACCAGAATCCCTTCTCGGTGAAGGGGGTTTTGGCTGTGTCTTCAAGGGGTGGATTGAAGAGAATGGGACAGCACCTGTCAAACCTGGGACAGGGCTTACTGTTGCTGTGAAAACTCTAAATCATGATGGGCTTCAGGGTCATAAAGAATGGCTG GCCGAAGTAAATTATCTTAGTGATCTCATTCATCAAAATTTAGTTAACCTGATTGGCTACTGTATTGAAGATGATCAGAGGCTATTAGTTTATGAATTTATGCCACGAGGGAGCTTGGAAAATCATCTTTTCAGGA GGTCCCTGCCCCTTCCATGGTCTATCCGTATGAAGATAGCTCTTGGTGCGGCAAAAGGTCTTGCTTTTCTTCACGAGGAAGCAGAAAGACCAGTGATATACCGTGATTTCAAAACATCCAACATTCTGCTGGATGCG GATTACAATGCCAAACTTTCTGATTTTGGACTTGCCAAAGATGGTCCGGAGGGTGACAAAACTCACGTTTCTACGCGTGTCATGGGAACATATGGTTATGCAGCCCCGGAGTATGTGATGACAG GACATCTGACGTCAAAGAGTGACGTGTACAGTTTTGGTGTAGTTCTGCTTGAAATGATAACAGGTAGGAGATCAATGGACAAGAACCGGCCCAACGGCGAACACAACCTTGTTGAGTGGGCGCGGCCACAACTGGGTGAAAGGAGAAGATTTTACCGCTTGATAGATCCTAGACTTGAAGGTCATTTTTCTATTAAAGGCGCCCAAAAAGCTGCACAGTTGGCTGCTCGGTGCCTTAGCCGGGATTCCAAAGTCAGACCTATGATGAGTGAAGTAGTTGAAGCCTTAAAGCCATTACCAAGTCTCAAGGACATGGCAAGTTCATCCTACTATTTTCAGACCATGCAAGCGGACCGAGTTGGGTTCAGCCCAAATACCAAAGATGGCCTTAGAACACAGAGAACATTCTCAAGGAATGGACAACTGCCTCCAAGAAGTCTCTCAATTCCAAATGGTTCTCATGCTTCTCCACATCACTATCAGTTTCCTCAGAATTCACCTAAACCAAAGCCAGAAGGCAAATCTTAG
- the LOC107807869 gene encoding pentatricopeptide repeat-containing protein At2g02750-like gives MKNQITKLVANGLYKEAINLYSQLHSSSFVPTKFTFPCLFNACAKLKAIPQGQILHTHLMKYGFGTDVYAATSLTDMYMKLTLVDRALKVFDEIPQPNIASVNAIISGFSQNGYHFEAFRLFGRLFSSLQFKPDSVTIASILSGCVNSNHGVQMHCWAIKIGVEMDIYAATSLLTMYLNCADCVSATRLFELVQNKNVVCYNAFISGLLQNGVDEVVLSVFKEMKKSLDEEPNAVTLISVLSATANLKNVKFGRQVHAFIVKVELQSHTMVGTALVDMYSKCGFGLCAYEMFKEMGRNRNLITWNSMITGMMLNEQTEKAVELFVELESEELKPDSATWNSMIIGFSLLQKEAEAFMFFRKMLSAGVVPSMKSITSLLTACSSLSSLRCGQEIHGYILRAGNVIDEFVVTAIIDMYMKCGQFSLARKVFDKLDVKYDDPAVWNVMISGYGRNGEGEAAFEMFSLMLKEKAQPNSATLNCILSVCSHVGKLEKAWQVFNLMITDFGLTPTLKQLNIMVDLLARSGQLDEAGDLLQLIPKPSASVFASLLAASEHYSNAKMGEEMTKKLSELEPENPVPFVILSNLYARQGRWDDAERIRETINERGLEKLPGYSAVGVT, from the coding sequence ATGAAAAATCAAATAACAAAATTGGTAGCCAATGGACTGTACAAAGAAGCCATTAACTTGTATTCCCAGCTCcactcttcttcttttgttccCACCAAATTCACCTTCCCCTGTCTCTTCAATGCCTGCGCCAAACTAAAGGCTATTCCACAAGGCCAAATACTCCATACTCATTTGATGAAATACGGGTTCGGCACCGATGTATACGCAGCCACATCTCTTACTGATATGTACATGAAACTCACCTTAGTGGACAGGGCCTTAAAGGTGTTCGACGAAATTCCTCAACcaaatattgcttcagtaaacgCTATCATTTCTGGGTTTTCCCAAAACGGGTATCATTTTGAAGCTTTTCGGCTGTTTGGGAGGTTATTTAGTAGTTTACAGTTTAAGCCGGATTCTGTTACTATAGCTAGTATTTTATCAGGGTGTGTGAATAGTAATCATGGCGTTCAAATGCATTGCTGGGCTATAAAGATTGGTGTGGAAATGGACATATATGCAGCTACTTCGCTTTTGACTATGTATTTGAATTGTGCTGATTGTGTTTCTGCTACGAGGTTGTTTGAATTGGTTCAAAATAAGAATGTTGTGTGCTACAATGCTTTTATTTCTGGGCTGTTGCAAaatggggtggatgaagtggtcCTGAGTGTGTTTAAGGAGATGAAAAAGTCACTAGACGAAGAACCGAATGCAGTGACTTTAATATCTGTTCTTTCTGCTACTGCTAATCTTAAGAATGTGAAGTTTGGTAGGCAAGTCCATGCGTTTATTGTGAAAGTCGAGTTGCAATCTCATACAATGGTTGGAACTGCACTTGTAGACATGTATTCGAAATGCGGTTTTGGGTTATGTGCATATGAAATGTTCAAAGAGATGGGTCGCAACCGGAACTTGATAACGTGGAATTCGATGATTACAGGAATGATGTTGAATGAGCAAACAGAGAAAGCTGTTGAGCTTTTCGTTGAATTAGAATCGGAAGAATTGAAACCAGATTCAGCTACATGGAATTCAATGATCATTGGGTTTTCTCTGCTGCAAAAAGAGGCTGAAGCTTTTATGTTCTTCAGAAAAATGCTTTCTGCCGGTGTCGTTCCCAGTATGAAATCTATTACTAGTCTTCTGACGGCATGCTCGTCTCTATCCTCACTCCGTTGTGGCCAGGAGATTCACGGATATATTCTTAGGGCAGGAAACGTCATTGATGAATTTGTTGTCACCGCAATCATTGATATGTACATGAAATGTGGGCAATTTTCTTTGGCACGGAAGGTTTTTGATAAGTTGGACGTAAAGTATGATGATCCAGCTGTGTGGAATGTGATGATTTCAGGATATGGAAGGAATGGAGAAGGTGAAGCTGCTTTTGAAATGTTCTCTCTGATGCTAAAGGAGAAAGCACAACCAAATTCAGCTACTCTGAATTGTATTTTGTCTGTGTGCAGCCACGTTGGTAAACTAGAGAAAGCATGGCAAGTTTTTAACTTGATGATCACAGATTTTGGCTTAACCCCAACTCTAAAGCAACTTAATATTATGGTTGATCTACTTGCTCGATCTGGTCAGCTGGATGAAGCTGGAGATCTATTACAGCTCATTCCCAAACCTTCAGCATCTGTTTTTGCTTCTTTATTAGCAGCTTCTGAGCACTACTCTAATGCCAAGATGGGAGAAGAAATGACCAAAAAGCTCTCAGAATTGGAGCCAGAAAACCCTGTTCCCTTTGTAATTTTATCCAACCTTTATGCTAGACAAGGAAGATGGGACGATGCTGAACGAATCAGAGAAACAATCAATGAAAGGGGACTCGAAAAATTACCAGGCTACAGTGCTGTAGGAGTGACATAA